Genomic segment of Salvia hispanica cultivar TCC Black 2014 chromosome 2, UniMelb_Shisp_WGS_1.0, whole genome shotgun sequence:
CGTGGGTCGTCCCCAATCGGGGTTCGGCGACTACCGGCCCAATATGGACGCGATAAACAACCCTTCTCAGCAATTCCAATCCTCCCAATTCCAATACACCCAATCCCCTCTATCTGAATCTGATAGATTCACGTGGGAACAGTTGATGGGAACACCACCAGATACTCCGGTGTCCGGTACTCAAGGCGGTCGCGGGCGGAGTCAAGGCGTTGGGGGGCGAAACGGCGACGGAGGTGGGCGATCCGGCGGAAATGGTGGGGGGcgtggcggcggcggtggtcgAACCGCCGGCCGCCGTGGAGAGCAGGGCGGTGGCGGCCGAAGTGGTCGGCGAGGCGGCGGACGCGGCGGCGgtgacggcggcggcggcggcgatggcggtggcggcgacggtgatggcggcggcggtggtggtggaaaCCGGCGGTCGACCTACTATAGCAATGCAGAATCCATTGCTGTAGCCAGAGCCTGGTATGCGGTCACGACCGATTCTATAGTCGGTACCGATCAGACCGACGTTTGCTTTTGGAATCGTGTTCTCGAAGTGTACAACGAATTCAAACCAGATGGGAGCGTCGAGCGTACAGCTAGCCAGGTCCGGAAGAAGTTCGGAAGGATTACTAAAGCGTTGAAGAGGTTCAGTGGCATATACGAGACCCAACTCCGCCTTGCTGAGAGTGGCCGCACCGAAGCCGACGTACGAGCGTTGTCGTATCAGTTGTACAATACTGAATCGTGGCCGAAGTTTACCTACTGGGACGAATACCTCGTTCTGCGTGACTGCCCGAAATTCAGGGTCCTCATCGACAAAGATCCTGTTCTCTGCGCCGAAGCGGACTAGACTGGGCGTCGCCGGCAACTACAGCAGTAGTAGTGACTCACGCGCCTTCGACCTGAACGATGATGCTTCGGAGGAGGAGCCCCCCTCCAAACTCTCTCGGCGCTCACGTCCGCAGGGCCAGCGTGCCCCTCGTTCTGCGTGACTGCCCGAAATTCAGGGTCCTCATCGACAAAGATCCTGTCTCTGGGCCGAAGCGGACTAGACTGGGCGTCGCCGGCAACTACAGCAGTAGTAGTGACTCACGCGCCTTCGACCTGAACGATGATGCTTCGGAGGAGGAGCCCCCCTCCAGACTCTCTCGGCGCTCACGTCCACAGGGCCAGCGTGCCGCAATCCGAGCATCTAGAACCGGCTCTCAGTTCTCCGCTGCGACCTCTACAGCGATGCCCGCAACACCGCGGGCGGCTTTGGCTCATACCCTAGAGGTGCAGATGATGAAGCAACTTCAGGATAATTTGGCCTTGTACGAGAAGTCAACTGATCCGGTGACCAAAAGGTTCTACTACGACCTCATTATTCGACTGAGGTCGAACGGTGCAAGTGGCAGTGGCGGCGATGGAGGCGGTGGAGGCGGTGCCGATGATGTGATGGATGACGATGACGACACCGAGTAGTCGGACGGTGTgcgtcatttttattttttgtatttaaaacattgtcgttgtataattttaccctATCTATAATACTACGACAATCTGgtttcaaatgttttttaattatgcattttttacttattatatgaatataatttttattctagcaatattaaaatataccaaaaatttataaaaacaattttaattgttgaaatagaaaaaaaaatggtggcccggagggccaccattgtggTGGCCAAGTTTTGAGGGCAAGGGCCAAGTTTGTTGGCATGCCCAAGAAATGGtggcttgggcatgcccaagagggccaccattgtggATACCctaatatatgaataaaaaagaaagagtttttaattaaagagattcatattttttagcACAGAATAAATCAACGGCCGAGATGCTCCTAATgctataatattagtattttattctattgGGAGAGGTGGAGTAGGAGTGGAGGAAAATGTGGAGATCCTCTGTGAGTTCGCGCTTCTTCAACTTCGCGCTCGGGAACCAGTCACTCTCTCACTAAAGCAGTTTCATCTCTCTAAATCCCCCTCCGCCGTTGTCGGAAATACTCACCGTCTGCAATTCTCCCCTAGAAAAGCCCTAATTCTTGCTCCGAACTAAACCCCCAAACTTTCCAATTCTAGGGCTTCCATTTCACCGGATTTTTCAACGATGTCGTGTATGACAGTGACCAGAAAAATAATCCAGATAGAGCTTCGGAACTTCAAATCGTATCAAGGCCCCCATACCATAGGTCCGTTCAAAAACTTCACGGCTATAATCGGGCCTCATATCGACGGGAAGTCGGATCTCATGGAAGCCATAGGCTTCGTCCTGGGAGTCCGGGACGAGCAGCTCCGTGGTGCTCAGCAGGAGGAGCGTGAGGCGTTCGTCATGCTCGTTTACCAGGATAACGAAGGGTTGGAGGTCAAGTTAACTTCGTTAATCAACCCTGATGGTAGTAGAACGTACAAGTTTGATGGCGTTGTGATGAACTTGGACGAGTACAAAGCGAAgttgaaaaatattgatatcCTTGTTGATGCTAggaatttcctttttcagGTGATCAAACGGTTTAAGTTTACAACTGCTGTTCAGTTGCAGAGTTGATTAGCGTGAGCAACAATTCTGGAGATAGGAACTTAGGAATGCTTAGTATTACTATAGGGACAGAAAAGGCTTGAAGAAACAAGTTGGAGTGAATTGCTAAGTAATGAGTTGGAGTATGAAGAGAGTTCTTATCTAGGGACGGTgcaagttttaagatgattgtGCCACTTTAAGCGTTTGTTATACAAACTttagaaatttattattgaaaaacGATGAACACAGTTCCCGTTCTTGTTCAAATCCTCAAACCACTTTTCTTCACCCATGCCTTCTTGTAAATTGAATATGCATGCATGACTATGTTATGAtctgtttttttaaaagagccgtttactttattatttgttatgtTCTTCTATAATATTGTCAAATGTTTTTATGACGCAGGGTGAACTGGAGTGTATTGGTTCAAAAACCCCTAAGGAGCTAACAGCCTTAATAGAACAAATATCTGGCTCTGATGAATGCAAGAGAGAGTATGAAGAactaaaaaagcaaaagttTGAAGCTGATGACAAGGCTAAACTTGCTCATCAGAATAAGGAATCCATTTCACTCCGGAAAAAGCAGATGGAGATGCATCTCATGTCTAATCTGGTTCATATTtagcattttttattttgtatttttactGATTATctcataattcataatatatgatataattatgattaaatgtaTTTTCAAGCCATATCATGATCTATGCAATGGTGAAGcttgaaatatataattaactaTTGATATAACTTTCATTATAACTTTGTTGACTATGTAATGCAATCAGTGATTGgaattgtatatttttttgtagcGTTTTCAATTCTTAGCAATTACTCATccctttttatattatttattaatagaataaatcctttatgtttgttttttttttcccttccaAAACCTGTCGCGTTGTGCCAATGCTCCAGTGTCAAAGTGTGTCCGGCAGAGGTACTGTATGGATTAACGCTTGATGTTGTTTGAGTATCCACTTCTTTCTTCATTATGGCTCTGATGTCTTTGACTTCAATAGTGGCTTATCTAGAAACTGAAACTTTTCTACAAATGCTCAAGAGTTAGATTTGAACATAGGAAccttttttgttgtttcttgATTCCTTTTGTTTGCTCTAACTAAATCCTTACCAAAAGTGTGTCCGGCAGAGGTACTGTATGGATTAACGCTTGATGTTGTTTGAGTATCCACTTCTTTCTTCATTATGGCTCTGATGTCTTTGACTTCAATAGTGGCTTATCTAGAAACTGAAACTTTTCTACAAATGCTCAAGAGTTAGATTTGAACATAGGAAccttttttgttgtttcttgATTCCTTTTGTTTGCTCTTACTAAATCCTTACCAAAAGTTTGCTGATAACTACATCTTTGTTTTCTAGTTGACAGTGATTTAAAAGaattttctattaataaaCAAAGATCAATTTCCTTTATATTCTTCTCTTTGTTAACTTCAAATATATTCTCTTTGTTGCAGATACTTTGTTTGGTTTATGTAACTGATCGAGGTCTATATCAACATAtgacatttatctttttttgaTGCTGCAGGCAAATGAGCTTGATAAGTTATTGAAGGAGACAAAGCTTATGAACTCAGATATAGAATTGACTCAAGAGGAACTGAATAAGGTGATACAAAAGCGTGAAAGTAATTCGCTGGAGGCTACGAATCTTGAAAGAGAATTTAGGAATTTGACAAAGGAACTTGAAGATTTGCGTGAGATTAGCCAGGGTGGTGGAGGTTTTGTGCCAAATGAAAAGGATGCGGAGAAATTTTCCCAGCTGTGAGTTTATGTACCTCTGTTTTCTCCAACTTTTGATGAAGTATCTCTCTGTTTAACCCATGGTTCATCAAAGCAAGAACAAGTGTTTATCCTGTAATTCTTTTGCAGCAAAAACGAGGTCAATGCGAAACTTGCTGAGTTCAAAAGAATCAAAATGATTTTAGACGAGCAACAAGATGTTTATGTGGAATTAGAAAAGAACTTGGAAGAGGATGCTCACCAATTTGAATATCATAAAGAGGGTCAGTGAAAATTCAACTCTGAACACTGCTTGTTCTGTTCTGTATCTGTTGGTTCAATTGCTGTAGTGCTAAAAGCTATCCTTTTTTAGTGCTTACGAAGTACATAGAAAAACTGAGGTCTAAATTGGATGAGCTTGAGCCAACAAGAGAGAGGCAGCAACAGGAATCTGGACCATCAGGCAAGATAAAAGGCCTTGAAAAAGGGATACAGCAGACAGAAAATGGGGAGGTTTATCCAATTTTGTACTCTTTTCTTTCcttcatacatatatttttcaattcacaAAGCATTTCTTCTTTTAAAGTACGAACAGTCTTTAGTACATTGGTTTTTCACATTGTTTTGTCTGACAGTCTTTATAAAAATTTCCtatttaagtaaattaatttgaacAACTTAAAAGAATGTTTACTACTCCCTATCACAGTTTAGTCCACACACATTTAGTGATCCCTTCTTGAACTTGAAATTTGATGTTAGAACTTAGAACCAGTTTTTTGGTACCAACCTGACCATCTATTTTCAACTTGAAACTGTAAAATTGGTCTACATAGTCATACATCAGATATCAGGTTAAGCACTTATATCCAGAATCCaagataaaatcataaaactgTAAAGATGGGAAGCCGTTAAAACTGGAAACTCTGGCTGGCTCTGGTCTTTGTTTTTGTAGAAAACAGTTAGAGCTTGAAGTTCAACTAGATGCTTAATCTCTATCGAAATTCTTTCTAATTTGATAATGGAGATATATATGGTAAGAAGTTCTTTTATATGGAGAATTTCTTCTATTAATCTGCACGTGTAG
This window contains:
- the LOC125205742 gene encoding structural maintenance of chromosomes protein 1-like isoform X2, which translates into the protein MSCMTVTRKIIQIELRNFKSYQGPHTIGPFKNFTAIIGPHIDGKSDLMEAIGFVLGVRDEQLRGAQQEEREAFVMLVYQDNEGLEVKLTSLINPDGSRTYKFDGVVMNLDEYKAKLKNIDILVDARNFLFQGELECIGSKTPKELTALIEQISGSDECKREYEELKKQKFEADDKAKLAHQNKESISLRKKQMEMHLMSNLANELDKLLKETKLMNSDIELTQEELNKVIQKRESNSLEATNLEREFRNLTKELEDLREISQGGGGFVPNEKDAEKFSQLKNEVNAKLAEFKRIKMILDEQQDVYVELEKNLEEDAHQFEYHKEVLTKYIEKLRSKLDELEPTRERQQQESGPSGKIKGLEKGIQQTENGEKGIDKNLDEQKMENRTRIVTEMESSNRNCTELESYITQNVPDIQVLEKSISDSVQYIYKKFCKDVGQDMSEYDKRHKNASDKFATLGEEFREKCNQLLEFVSHITKLEKTTAHSEAKMGDLVENQKLVEIVREKKNLDSEVLNEQEPENCTLDDYKIVSKEEEAALQEWEEANNEQHNATVNYNEIKLKRNKIFMDAFNHISDNIDKIYNELTKSNIHGVGGTTYMNLENPDEPYLGGINYIAMSQTLENLSGDEKTVAALALLFSIHSFKPSPFFILDEVDAALGTLNVATVADFIRAKSCGVRSDTDSVLDGASSFQSIVISAKDKFYRKADALVGVYHNSERGSQTLTFDLTKYHES
- the LOC125205742 gene encoding structural maintenance of chromosomes protein 1-like isoform X1, whose translation is MSCMTVTRKIIQIELRNFKSYQGPHTIGPFKNFTAIIGPHIDGKSDLMEAIGFVLGVRDEQLRGAQQEEREAFVMLVYQDNEGLEVKLTSLINPDGSRTYKFDGVVMNLDEYKAKLKNIDILVDARNFLFQGELECIGSKTPKELTALIEQISGSDECKREYEELKKQKFEADDKAKLAHQNKESISLRKKQMEMHLMSNLANELDKLLKETKLMNSDIELTQEELNKVIQKRESNSLEATNLEREFRNLTKELEDLREISQGGGGFVPNEKDAEKFSQLKNEVNAKLAEFKRIKMILDEQQDVYVELEKNLEEDAHQFEYHKEVLTKYIEKLRSKLDELEPTRERQQQESGPSGKIKGLEKGIQQTENGEKGIDKNLDEQKMENRTRIVTEMESSNRNCTELESYITQNVPDIQVLEKSISDSVQYIYKKFCKDVGQDMSEYDKRHKNASDKFATLGEEFREKCNQLLEFVSHITKLEKTTAHSEAKMGDLVENQKLVEIVREKKNLDSEVLNEQEPENCTLDDYKIVSKEEEAALQEWEEANNEQHNATVNYNEIKLKRNKIFMDAFNHISDNIDKIYNELTKSNIHGVGGTTYMNLENPDEPYLGGINYIAMSQTLENLSGDEKTVAALALLFSIHSFKPSPFFILDEVDAALGTLNVATVADFIRAKSCGVRSDTDSVLDGASSFQSIVISAKDKFYRKADALVGVYHNSERGSSQTLTFDLTKYHES